A section of the Oryzias latipes chromosome 8, ASM223467v1 genome encodes:
- the polr2f gene encoding DNA-directed RNA polymerases I, II, and III subunit RPABC2 gives MSDNEDNFDDGDFEDADEDEGLDDLENVEDEDQENVQILPAGEGQQANQKRITTPHMTKYERARVLGTRALQIAMCAPVMVELEGETDPLQIAMKELKSRKIPIIIRRYLPDGSYEDWGCDELIITD, from the exons ATGTCTGATAACGAAGACAA CTTTGATGATGGAGACTTTGAGGACGCCGATGAGGACGAAGGATTAGACGATCTGGAAAACGTGGAAGAT GAGGACCAGGAGAACGTACAGATCCTCCCCGCAGGAGAGGGGCAGCAGGCTAACCAGAAAAGGATTACAACACCGCACATGACCAAATATGAGAGAGCGAGAGTGCTGGGAACACGAGCCCTCCAAATAGC CATGTGCGCTCCTGTGATGGTCGAGTTGGAGGGAGAAACAGACCCCTTGCAGATCGCCATGAAGGAACTAAA GAGCAGAAAGATCCCCATCATCATCCGCAGGTACCTCCCCGACGGCAGCTACGAGGACTGGGGCTGTGATGAGCTCATCATTACCGACTAA
- the LOC101172084 gene encoding MICAL-like protein 1 isoform X2 produces the protein MLSRKDLQEWCRITCAGYPNVEIQNLSSSFRDGLAFCAIIHKHRPHFIDFSSLSKDNVYHNNKLAFEVAEAKLGIPALLDPKDMLSTQEPDGLSVITYLIQLYSIFNWTSSRVFDPSSSQPLHLSSNVIKTPGETPDAHKPLKSSADLETSREGRCVNTVTQAGCSLCFTPVHLIQRHLVNGKIYHRRCLRCKVCHCTLLPGSYRPGSDAGSMTCAYHVTNIKVVPPTGKSQADFYSLSGLPVTSVPQYTQKVVCESPQTKVEDRGEESREGQDRGSSRVGPPPPQSSVEETTQGADENRGGQKSAASGSSCAQETNGRTGLVSTRSSDSPAFPVPAPRGKAAQKAKADPAAGVSGNHSAAGSAQMQVFDNISLKKSPKVKANHPWMNFVHPGPWTQLPPAPAPVPLPRSKPVSDPPRSWNEPKKKTLNPFEEEDEEVEDTSETADRAHSTGPVTADDTHRESHGQAGVIKHAEVSDGTKAGPGPDSSSPPKCILPRSLTVPDVTSEHAETGTSEQSCKENPFDRKAHMSKSQTFSSSRGPAPGHGFPLIKRKVRTDQDLCMNDLQNQMKELEKKLEYLEQQGVEQERILRARRKGKEEEKMLTEWFSLTLERLLISHKSSELVYLMKQQNLEDRQADVEYELRCLLNKPESEWSQEDRGREQQLMDELVSIIEQRNQIISGLDQDQQRDKDKDMLLEEKMKNRDFPKEGEKGLKKPKGKFKPAQVFKILNNKPESRKDSGRKKD, from the exons ATGCTATCACGGAAGGATCTTCAGGAGTGGTGCCGCATCACATGCGCCGGTTACCCCAACGTGGAAATCCAGAACCTGTCGAGCTCGTTCAGGGATGGACTCGCATTCTGTGCCATCATCCACAAACACCGGCCTCACTTCAT CGATTTCAGTTCCCTCTCTAAAGACAATGTTTATCACAACAACAAACTG GCGTTTGAGGTCGCAGAAGCAAAACTGGGAATCCCTGCACTGCTGGATCCAAAGGACATGCTGTCCACCCAGGAGCCTGATGGTCTGAGTGTCATCACCTACCTCATTCAGCTCTACAGCATCTTCAACTGGACGTCTTCTCGTGTCTTTG ATCCCTCGTCATCACAGCCATTGCATCTCTCAAGTAATGTCATAAAGACTCCTGGTGAAACTCCTGATGCTCACAAGCCTTTGAAG AGCTCGGCTGACCTGGAAACCAGCAGAGAAGGTCGCTGTGTGAACACAGTGACTCAAGCAGGCTGTAGTCTGTGCTTCACGCCTGTGCACCTCATTCAGAGGCATCTGGTTAACGGGAAAATTTATCATCGTAGATGCCTTAG GTGTAAGGTTTGCCACTGCACGCTTTTACCAGGATCCTACAGACCAGGAAGTGATGCTGGCTCCATGACCTGCGCTTACCATGTCACAAACATTAAAGTTGTTCCCCCCACAGGCAAGTCTCAGGCGGACTTCTACTCTTTGAGTGGGCTGCCGGTCACCAGCGTGCCTCAGTACACCCAGAAAGTGGTTTGTGAAAGTCCACAGACAAAAGTGGAGGACAGGGGGGAGGAGAGCAGAGAGGGACAAGACAGAGGAAGCTCACGTGTtggacctcctcctcctcagtccAGTGTTGAAGAAACTACACAGGGAGCTGATGAGAACAGAGGAGGGCAGAAGAGTGCAGCTTCAGGTTCATCTTGTGCACAGGAGACAAATGGGAGAACAGGTTTAGTTTCCACCCGGAGCTCAGACTCCCCTGCGTTTCCTGTTCCTGCACCCAGAGGGAAAGCTGCCCAGAAAGCCAAGGCCGACCCTGCTGCAG GTGTTTCTGGTAACCATTCTGCAGCAGGCTCTGCTCAAAT GCAGGTCTTTGACAACATCTCCCTAAAGAAAAGCCCCAAAGTGAAAGCCAACCATCCATGGATGAACTTTGTTCACCCCGGACCCTGGACGCAGCTGCCCCCAGCTCCAGCTCCTGTCCCTCTGCCTCGATCCAAACCCGTCTCAGATCCGCCCAGGTCATGGAATGAACCAAAGAAAAAGACGCTCAACCCTTTTGAAGAAGAAGACGAAGAGGTGGAGGACACTTCAGAAACTG CAGATAGAGCTCATTCCACGGGGCCTGTGACGGCCGATGACACCCACAGGGAGTCACATGGACAGGCTGGAGTTATAAAGCATGCAGAAGTGTCAGATGGGACAAAAGCAGGACCAGGCCCAGACTCCTCTTCACcaccaaaatgtattttacccAGAAGTCTCACTGTGCCTGACGTCACATCTGAGCATGCTGAAACTGGAACATCAGAG caATCCTGTAAAGAAAATCCTTTTGACAGAAAAGCTCACATGTCCAAGTCCCAGACTTTTTCATCCAGTCGGGGTCCAGCTCCAGGCCACGGCTTCCCCCTCATTAAGAGGAAG gtAAGAACAGACCAGGATCTGTGCATGAATGACCTGCAGAATCAGATGAAGGAGCTGGagaaaaaactggaatatctggaaCAACAAGGAGTTGAACAGGAGAGGATTCTCAGAGCACGCCGGAAAG gtaaagaggaggaaaaaatgcTTACAGAGTGGTTCTCCCTCACTCTTGAACGACTACTTATATCACACAAAAGCTCAGAACTGGTCTATTT GATGAAGCAGCAGAATTTGGAGGACAGGCAGGCAGATGTGGAGTATGAGCTCAGATGTCTCCTCAACAAACCAG AGAGTGAATGGAGTCAGGAGGATCGGGGTCGTGAGCAGCAGCTGATGGATGAGCTGGTCTCCATCATAGAGCAGAGAAATCAGATCATAAGCGGCTTGGATCAGGACCAACAGAG GGATAAAGACAAAGATAtgcttttggaagaaaaaatgaagaaccGAG ATTTTCCGAAGGAAGGAGAGAAAGGGCTCAAGAAGCCAAAAGGAAAGTTCAAACCTGCACAGGTGTTTAAAATCCTGAACAACAAACCCGAGAGCAGAAAGGACTCTGGGAGGAAAAAGGACTGA
- the LOC101172084 gene encoding MICAL-like protein 1 isoform X3 has protein sequence MLSRKDLQEWCRITCAGYPNVEIQNLSSSFRDGLAFCAIIHKHRPHFIDFSSLSKDNVYHNNKLAFEVAEAKLGIPALLDPKDMLSTQEPDGLSVITYLIQLYSIFNWTSSRVFDPSSSQPLHLSSNVIKTPGETPDAHKPLKSSADLETSREGRCVNTVTQAGCSLCFTPVHLIQRHLVNGKIYHRRCLRCKVCHCTLLPGSYRPGSDAGSMTCAYHVTNIKVVPPTGKSQADFYSLSGLPVTSVPQYTQKVVCESPQTKVEDRGEESREGQDRGSSRVGPPPPQSSVEETTQGADENRGGQKSAASGSSCAQETNGRTGLVSTRSSDSPAFPVPAPRGKAAQKAKADPAAAGVSGNHSAAGSAQMQVFDNISLKKSPKVKANHPWMNFVHPGPWTQLPPAPAPVPLPRSKPVSDPPRSWNEPKKKTLNPFEEEDEEVEDTSETDRAHSTGPVTADDTHRESHGQAGVIKHAEVSDGTKAGPGPDSSSPPKCILPRSLTVPDVTSEHAETGTSEQSCKENPFDRKAHMSKSQTFSSSRGPAPGHGFPLIKRKVRTDQDLCMNDLQNQMKELEKKLEYLEQQGVEQERILRARRKGKEEEKMLTEWFSLTLERLLISHKSSELVYLMKQQNLEDRQADVEYELRCLLNKPESEWSQEDRGREQQLMDELVSIIEQRNQIISGLDQDQQRDKDKDMLLEEKMKNRDFPKEGEKGLKKPKGKFKPAQVFKILNNKPESRKDSGRKKD, from the exons ATGCTATCACGGAAGGATCTTCAGGAGTGGTGCCGCATCACATGCGCCGGTTACCCCAACGTGGAAATCCAGAACCTGTCGAGCTCGTTCAGGGATGGACTCGCATTCTGTGCCATCATCCACAAACACCGGCCTCACTTCAT CGATTTCAGTTCCCTCTCTAAAGACAATGTTTATCACAACAACAAACTG GCGTTTGAGGTCGCAGAAGCAAAACTGGGAATCCCTGCACTGCTGGATCCAAAGGACATGCTGTCCACCCAGGAGCCTGATGGTCTGAGTGTCATCACCTACCTCATTCAGCTCTACAGCATCTTCAACTGGACGTCTTCTCGTGTCTTTG ATCCCTCGTCATCACAGCCATTGCATCTCTCAAGTAATGTCATAAAGACTCCTGGTGAAACTCCTGATGCTCACAAGCCTTTGAAG AGCTCGGCTGACCTGGAAACCAGCAGAGAAGGTCGCTGTGTGAACACAGTGACTCAAGCAGGCTGTAGTCTGTGCTTCACGCCTGTGCACCTCATTCAGAGGCATCTGGTTAACGGGAAAATTTATCATCGTAGATGCCTTAG GTGTAAGGTTTGCCACTGCACGCTTTTACCAGGATCCTACAGACCAGGAAGTGATGCTGGCTCCATGACCTGCGCTTACCATGTCACAAACATTAAAGTTGTTCCCCCCACAGGCAAGTCTCAGGCGGACTTCTACTCTTTGAGTGGGCTGCCGGTCACCAGCGTGCCTCAGTACACCCAGAAAGTGGTTTGTGAAAGTCCACAGACAAAAGTGGAGGACAGGGGGGAGGAGAGCAGAGAGGGACAAGACAGAGGAAGCTCACGTGTtggacctcctcctcctcagtccAGTGTTGAAGAAACTACACAGGGAGCTGATGAGAACAGAGGAGGGCAGAAGAGTGCAGCTTCAGGTTCATCTTGTGCACAGGAGACAAATGGGAGAACAGGTTTAGTTTCCACCCGGAGCTCAGACTCCCCTGCGTTTCCTGTTCCTGCACCCAGAGGGAAAGCTGCCCAGAAAGCCAAGGCCGACCCTGCTGCAG CAGGTGTTTCTGGTAACCATTCTGCAGCAGGCTCTGCTCAAAT GCAGGTCTTTGACAACATCTCCCTAAAGAAAAGCCCCAAAGTGAAAGCCAACCATCCATGGATGAACTTTGTTCACCCCGGACCCTGGACGCAGCTGCCCCCAGCTCCAGCTCCTGTCCCTCTGCCTCGATCCAAACCCGTCTCAGATCCGCCCAGGTCATGGAATGAACCAAAGAAAAAGACGCTCAACCCTTTTGAAGAAGAAGACGAAGAGGTGGAGGACACTTCAGAAACTG ATAGAGCTCATTCCACGGGGCCTGTGACGGCCGATGACACCCACAGGGAGTCACATGGACAGGCTGGAGTTATAAAGCATGCAGAAGTGTCAGATGGGACAAAAGCAGGACCAGGCCCAGACTCCTCTTCACcaccaaaatgtattttacccAGAAGTCTCACTGTGCCTGACGTCACATCTGAGCATGCTGAAACTGGAACATCAGAG caATCCTGTAAAGAAAATCCTTTTGACAGAAAAGCTCACATGTCCAAGTCCCAGACTTTTTCATCCAGTCGGGGTCCAGCTCCAGGCCACGGCTTCCCCCTCATTAAGAGGAAG gtAAGAACAGACCAGGATCTGTGCATGAATGACCTGCAGAATCAGATGAAGGAGCTGGagaaaaaactggaatatctggaaCAACAAGGAGTTGAACAGGAGAGGATTCTCAGAGCACGCCGGAAAG gtaaagaggaggaaaaaatgcTTACAGAGTGGTTCTCCCTCACTCTTGAACGACTACTTATATCACACAAAAGCTCAGAACTGGTCTATTT GATGAAGCAGCAGAATTTGGAGGACAGGCAGGCAGATGTGGAGTATGAGCTCAGATGTCTCCTCAACAAACCAG AGAGTGAATGGAGTCAGGAGGATCGGGGTCGTGAGCAGCAGCTGATGGATGAGCTGGTCTCCATCATAGAGCAGAGAAATCAGATCATAAGCGGCTTGGATCAGGACCAACAGAG GGATAAAGACAAAGATAtgcttttggaagaaaaaatgaagaaccGAG ATTTTCCGAAGGAAGGAGAGAAAGGGCTCAAGAAGCCAAAAGGAAAGTTCAAACCTGCACAGGTGTTTAAAATCCTGAACAACAAACCCGAGAGCAGAAAGGACTCTGGGAGGAAAAAGGACTGA
- the LOC101172084 gene encoding MICAL-like protein 1 isoform X1, whose translation MLSRKDLQEWCRITCAGYPNVEIQNLSSSFRDGLAFCAIIHKHRPHFIDFSSLSKDNVYHNNKLAFEVAEAKLGIPALLDPKDMLSTQEPDGLSVITYLIQLYSIFNWTSSRVFDPSSSQPLHLSSNVIKTPGETPDAHKPLKSSADLETSREGRCVNTVTQAGCSLCFTPVHLIQRHLVNGKIYHRRCLRCKVCHCTLLPGSYRPGSDAGSMTCAYHVTNIKVVPPTGKSQADFYSLSGLPVTSVPQYTQKVVCESPQTKVEDRGEESREGQDRGSSRVGPPPPQSSVEETTQGADENRGGQKSAASGSSCAQETNGRTGLVSTRSSDSPAFPVPAPRGKAAQKAKADPAAAGVSGNHSAAGSAQMQVFDNISLKKSPKVKANHPWMNFVHPGPWTQLPPAPAPVPLPRSKPVSDPPRSWNEPKKKTLNPFEEEDEEVEDTSETADRAHSTGPVTADDTHRESHGQAGVIKHAEVSDGTKAGPGPDSSSPPKCILPRSLTVPDVTSEHAETGTSEQSCKENPFDRKAHMSKSQTFSSSRGPAPGHGFPLIKRKVRTDQDLCMNDLQNQMKELEKKLEYLEQQGVEQERILRARRKGKEEEKMLTEWFSLTLERLLISHKSSELVYLMKQQNLEDRQADVEYELRCLLNKPESEWSQEDRGREQQLMDELVSIIEQRNQIISGLDQDQQRDKDKDMLLEEKMKNRDFPKEGEKGLKKPKGKFKPAQVFKILNNKPESRKDSGRKKD comes from the exons ATGCTATCACGGAAGGATCTTCAGGAGTGGTGCCGCATCACATGCGCCGGTTACCCCAACGTGGAAATCCAGAACCTGTCGAGCTCGTTCAGGGATGGACTCGCATTCTGTGCCATCATCCACAAACACCGGCCTCACTTCAT CGATTTCAGTTCCCTCTCTAAAGACAATGTTTATCACAACAACAAACTG GCGTTTGAGGTCGCAGAAGCAAAACTGGGAATCCCTGCACTGCTGGATCCAAAGGACATGCTGTCCACCCAGGAGCCTGATGGTCTGAGTGTCATCACCTACCTCATTCAGCTCTACAGCATCTTCAACTGGACGTCTTCTCGTGTCTTTG ATCCCTCGTCATCACAGCCATTGCATCTCTCAAGTAATGTCATAAAGACTCCTGGTGAAACTCCTGATGCTCACAAGCCTTTGAAG AGCTCGGCTGACCTGGAAACCAGCAGAGAAGGTCGCTGTGTGAACACAGTGACTCAAGCAGGCTGTAGTCTGTGCTTCACGCCTGTGCACCTCATTCAGAGGCATCTGGTTAACGGGAAAATTTATCATCGTAGATGCCTTAG GTGTAAGGTTTGCCACTGCACGCTTTTACCAGGATCCTACAGACCAGGAAGTGATGCTGGCTCCATGACCTGCGCTTACCATGTCACAAACATTAAAGTTGTTCCCCCCACAGGCAAGTCTCAGGCGGACTTCTACTCTTTGAGTGGGCTGCCGGTCACCAGCGTGCCTCAGTACACCCAGAAAGTGGTTTGTGAAAGTCCACAGACAAAAGTGGAGGACAGGGGGGAGGAGAGCAGAGAGGGACAAGACAGAGGAAGCTCACGTGTtggacctcctcctcctcagtccAGTGTTGAAGAAACTACACAGGGAGCTGATGAGAACAGAGGAGGGCAGAAGAGTGCAGCTTCAGGTTCATCTTGTGCACAGGAGACAAATGGGAGAACAGGTTTAGTTTCCACCCGGAGCTCAGACTCCCCTGCGTTTCCTGTTCCTGCACCCAGAGGGAAAGCTGCCCAGAAAGCCAAGGCCGACCCTGCTGCAG CAGGTGTTTCTGGTAACCATTCTGCAGCAGGCTCTGCTCAAAT GCAGGTCTTTGACAACATCTCCCTAAAGAAAAGCCCCAAAGTGAAAGCCAACCATCCATGGATGAACTTTGTTCACCCCGGACCCTGGACGCAGCTGCCCCCAGCTCCAGCTCCTGTCCCTCTGCCTCGATCCAAACCCGTCTCAGATCCGCCCAGGTCATGGAATGAACCAAAGAAAAAGACGCTCAACCCTTTTGAAGAAGAAGACGAAGAGGTGGAGGACACTTCAGAAACTG CAGATAGAGCTCATTCCACGGGGCCTGTGACGGCCGATGACACCCACAGGGAGTCACATGGACAGGCTGGAGTTATAAAGCATGCAGAAGTGTCAGATGGGACAAAAGCAGGACCAGGCCCAGACTCCTCTTCACcaccaaaatgtattttacccAGAAGTCTCACTGTGCCTGACGTCACATCTGAGCATGCTGAAACTGGAACATCAGAG caATCCTGTAAAGAAAATCCTTTTGACAGAAAAGCTCACATGTCCAAGTCCCAGACTTTTTCATCCAGTCGGGGTCCAGCTCCAGGCCACGGCTTCCCCCTCATTAAGAGGAAG gtAAGAACAGACCAGGATCTGTGCATGAATGACCTGCAGAATCAGATGAAGGAGCTGGagaaaaaactggaatatctggaaCAACAAGGAGTTGAACAGGAGAGGATTCTCAGAGCACGCCGGAAAG gtaaagaggaggaaaaaatgcTTACAGAGTGGTTCTCCCTCACTCTTGAACGACTACTTATATCACACAAAAGCTCAGAACTGGTCTATTT GATGAAGCAGCAGAATTTGGAGGACAGGCAGGCAGATGTGGAGTATGAGCTCAGATGTCTCCTCAACAAACCAG AGAGTGAATGGAGTCAGGAGGATCGGGGTCGTGAGCAGCAGCTGATGGATGAGCTGGTCTCCATCATAGAGCAGAGAAATCAGATCATAAGCGGCTTGGATCAGGACCAACAGAG GGATAAAGACAAAGATAtgcttttggaagaaaaaatgaagaaccGAG ATTTTCCGAAGGAAGGAGAGAAAGGGCTCAAGAAGCCAAAAGGAAAGTTCAAACCTGCACAGGTGTTTAAAATCCTGAACAACAAACCCGAGAGCAGAAAGGACTCTGGGAGGAAAAAGGACTGA
- the LOC101172084 gene encoding MICAL-like protein 1 isoform X4, translated as MLSRKDLQEWCRITCAGYPNVEIQNLSSSFRDGLAFCAIIHKHRPHFIDFSSLSKDNVYHNNKLAFEVAEAKLGIPALLDPKDMLSTQEPDGLSVITYLIQLYSIFNWTSSRVFDPSSSQPLHLSSNVIKTPGETPDAHKPLKSSADLETSREGRCVNTVTQAGCSLCFTPVHLIQRHLVNGKIYHRRCLRCKVCHCTLLPGSYRPGSDAGSMTCAYHVTNIKVVPPTGKSQADFYSLSGLPVTSVPQYTQKVVCESPQTKVEDRGEESREGQDRGSSRVGPPPPQSSVEETTQGADENRGGQKSAASGSSCAQETNGRTGLVSTRSSDSPAFPVPAPRGKAAQKAKADPAAAGVSGNHSAAGSAQMQVFDNISLKKSPKVKANHPWMNFVHPGPWTQLPPAPAPVPLPRSKPVSDPPRSWNEPKKKTLNPFEEEDEEVEDTSETADRAHSTGPVTADDTHRESHGQAGVIKHAEVSDGTKAGPGPDSSSPPKCILPRSLTVPDVTSEHAETGTSEQSCKENPFDRKAHMSKSQTFSSSRGPAPGHGFPLIKRKVRTDQDLCMNDLQNQMKELEKKLEYLEQQGVEQERILRARRKGKEEEKMLTEWFSLTLERLLISHKSSELVYLMKQQNLEDRQADVEYELRCLLNKPG; from the exons ATGCTATCACGGAAGGATCTTCAGGAGTGGTGCCGCATCACATGCGCCGGTTACCCCAACGTGGAAATCCAGAACCTGTCGAGCTCGTTCAGGGATGGACTCGCATTCTGTGCCATCATCCACAAACACCGGCCTCACTTCAT CGATTTCAGTTCCCTCTCTAAAGACAATGTTTATCACAACAACAAACTG GCGTTTGAGGTCGCAGAAGCAAAACTGGGAATCCCTGCACTGCTGGATCCAAAGGACATGCTGTCCACCCAGGAGCCTGATGGTCTGAGTGTCATCACCTACCTCATTCAGCTCTACAGCATCTTCAACTGGACGTCTTCTCGTGTCTTTG ATCCCTCGTCATCACAGCCATTGCATCTCTCAAGTAATGTCATAAAGACTCCTGGTGAAACTCCTGATGCTCACAAGCCTTTGAAG AGCTCGGCTGACCTGGAAACCAGCAGAGAAGGTCGCTGTGTGAACACAGTGACTCAAGCAGGCTGTAGTCTGTGCTTCACGCCTGTGCACCTCATTCAGAGGCATCTGGTTAACGGGAAAATTTATCATCGTAGATGCCTTAG GTGTAAGGTTTGCCACTGCACGCTTTTACCAGGATCCTACAGACCAGGAAGTGATGCTGGCTCCATGACCTGCGCTTACCATGTCACAAACATTAAAGTTGTTCCCCCCACAGGCAAGTCTCAGGCGGACTTCTACTCTTTGAGTGGGCTGCCGGTCACCAGCGTGCCTCAGTACACCCAGAAAGTGGTTTGTGAAAGTCCACAGACAAAAGTGGAGGACAGGGGGGAGGAGAGCAGAGAGGGACAAGACAGAGGAAGCTCACGTGTtggacctcctcctcctcagtccAGTGTTGAAGAAACTACACAGGGAGCTGATGAGAACAGAGGAGGGCAGAAGAGTGCAGCTTCAGGTTCATCTTGTGCACAGGAGACAAATGGGAGAACAGGTTTAGTTTCCACCCGGAGCTCAGACTCCCCTGCGTTTCCTGTTCCTGCACCCAGAGGGAAAGCTGCCCAGAAAGCCAAGGCCGACCCTGCTGCAG CAGGTGTTTCTGGTAACCATTCTGCAGCAGGCTCTGCTCAAAT GCAGGTCTTTGACAACATCTCCCTAAAGAAAAGCCCCAAAGTGAAAGCCAACCATCCATGGATGAACTTTGTTCACCCCGGACCCTGGACGCAGCTGCCCCCAGCTCCAGCTCCTGTCCCTCTGCCTCGATCCAAACCCGTCTCAGATCCGCCCAGGTCATGGAATGAACCAAAGAAAAAGACGCTCAACCCTTTTGAAGAAGAAGACGAAGAGGTGGAGGACACTTCAGAAACTG CAGATAGAGCTCATTCCACGGGGCCTGTGACGGCCGATGACACCCACAGGGAGTCACATGGACAGGCTGGAGTTATAAAGCATGCAGAAGTGTCAGATGGGACAAAAGCAGGACCAGGCCCAGACTCCTCTTCACcaccaaaatgtattttacccAGAAGTCTCACTGTGCCTGACGTCACATCTGAGCATGCTGAAACTGGAACATCAGAG caATCCTGTAAAGAAAATCCTTTTGACAGAAAAGCTCACATGTCCAAGTCCCAGACTTTTTCATCCAGTCGGGGTCCAGCTCCAGGCCACGGCTTCCCCCTCATTAAGAGGAAG gtAAGAACAGACCAGGATCTGTGCATGAATGACCTGCAGAATCAGATGAAGGAGCTGGagaaaaaactggaatatctggaaCAACAAGGAGTTGAACAGGAGAGGATTCTCAGAGCACGCCGGAAAG gtaaagaggaggaaaaaatgcTTACAGAGTGGTTCTCCCTCACTCTTGAACGACTACTTATATCACACAAAAGCTCAGAACTGGTCTATTT GATGAAGCAGCAGAATTTGGAGGACAGGCAGGCAGATGTGGAGTATGAGCTCAGATGTCTCCTCAACAAACCAGGTTAG